DNA sequence from the Sinorhizobium alkalisoli genome:
GAACTCGACGGCGACTCCCGGCTTGACCATAGCAGCCAGTTCCTCGGCATCCCAGTTCGTCAGACGAACGCATCCATGTGATCCGGCCTTGCCGATGAGGGACGGTTCCGGCGTGCCGTGAATCCCGTAGGTCGGCTGCGTCAGGTCGATCCACACGCTTCCTACCGGGTTGTTCGGCCCAGGGGGCAGCGTCAGGCGCTCGCTGTTGTCGCCCTGCTGGAAGTTGACCGTGGGATTGTAGACGTAAGGGGGCATCCGGGCGACTCCCTTGACTTTGTGGATGCCCGACGGTGAAGGCGTTTCGTCGCTGCCAATCGTTGCGGGATAGGCGGTAAGCAGCGAACCGTCGCCCGCATACGCCAGGACTTGGCCCGCCCTTTTGCGAACTTCTATACGTTCGACCGAGCCCTCCTTGGCTAGCCCGGGCAGGACGACCGAAACCGTGTCTCCGACGGCAAATGACGAGCCGGGATTAAGGGCCCTGAGAAGGTCGATGTCCATGTGAAAGCGCTCGGACAGTTTCTCCGCTACGCTTGTATATTCAAGGTGATCCATCTTGGCTTGCATCGAATAGTCTTCGGGAATGCTGTCGACGAGATCCCTGGCATCTTCGTCCGAAACGACGTGGCTCCCGACGCTGGCCGCGTCATCCGACAGGCGGGCGAGGACGTCCTGGTCCAGCGTTCCGTCGACGGGCAGACCTTGCATGGCTTCGAATGCCTTGACGGCTTTGGTGACATTGGCGCCGTCGTAGCCGTCGATCACGCCGGGAGATGAACCCGCACGATCCAGGAGAACCTGGAGACGAATGATGGACGGATCGGGGCGTGGTGAACCACTCGACGGTCGCTCCGACTGGGCAGAGGCGATGGGCGCATTGTTGATGTCTTCCGGACGAAGCTCCTGAGCACTGGCCGTGGTGCAGAGGGCCAGCATCAGGGATGCGGCGGGCGAGATCATGTTCTTCATGAACATGAAATCTCTTTCGACCAAGCTTTGTTCCACCGCGCTGCTGCATGTCTCCTTACTGTGGGCGCTTGATACGACGCGCGGCGCTGTAGTGGAGACTAAGCAGCTCGGGCCCAGGTTGACGAGAACGTCAATGGAACCGACACGGCGAGATGCCTGCCTGAGGCCCGGACGGATTTTGGCCGGCCAGAATGCGTTCTACGAGATTGGCCGTTACCGGTGCCAGCGTCAGGCCGAGATGACCATGGCCGAAGGCATAGATGACATCGTTGCCCTGCTTCGACGCCCCGATGACCGGGATCGAATCCGGCATGGACGGGCGGAAGCCGAG
Encoded proteins:
- a CDS encoding L,D-transpeptidase family protein: MFMKNMISPAASLMLALCTTASAQELRPEDINNAPIASAQSERPSSGSPRPDPSIIRLQVLLDRAGSSPGVIDGYDGANVTKAVKAFEAMQGLPVDGTLDQDVLARLSDDAASVGSHVVSDEDARDLVDSIPEDYSMQAKMDHLEYTSVAEKLSERFHMDIDLLRALNPGSSFAVGDTVSVVLPGLAKEGSVERIEVRKRAGQVLAYAGDGSLLTAYPATIGSDETPSPSGIHKVKGVARMPPYVYNPTVNFQQGDNSERLTLPPGPNNPVGSVWIDLTQPTYGIHGTPEPSLIGKAGSHGCVRLTNWDAEELAAMVKPGVAVEFVE